The window TATTACATAAACACCATTAATCAATTTGCTTACATTGATCTGGTTGTTCAGTAGGATACCGTTTGCAATTACCTGTCCTGCTGCGTTGTAGATTGTATACTTAGCACGTTTGCTGATATTCTTCACAAACAATACTGAACTTACAGGGTTAGGATAAATCATGATACTGGTCTGATCAATAGGATTTGCAGTGATGGGTTTAGAGATTCTTACCGTGTAATCCTCTACTTCTCCATTCTTGAAGTCTGCACAGTTTACAGGGATTCCATCTCTTGACATCGCTACTCTCATTACCACATATTTGTAGTCCGTCATGCTTACAAATGCATCGGCAGGTACATTGAACTTACCGGATACAGGGCTGTTTGAATTAGGAGATGAAGTGAATACCCTCTCGTTGATATCAAACTCTCCGTTTCGGTTGAAGTCAATCCATACTGCGATTCCTTCGTTGTAAGTAGTTCCGGTCCACTTCTTCTCAATAATGATCTCATTGTCTGTAGATCCCTGGATCATTTCGATGAATGTTTTAGGTACTCCTGTATAATCTGTATACGTAGATGCTCCTGATTCATTCTCCATTGTCTTCTTACCTGTCGGTTTAACCGTAACTTTAGAAATATGCTCTCCTGTAGAATTTTCACCTTTCATCTTACAGTAAATTACTGTAGGGGTTGTGAAGTAATACGGAGGAGTATAGTTTCCTGGGGTACCGTTACAGATATTTACTACCTGCATTTCATATTTCGTTAATTCAGTAAGACCAGTCAGTACTAAGTTATTAACGATTGATGGTACTTCTGTCCAGCTTGGAATACCTACTTTTCTATAACGAAGAACATAGGTTGCTCCAGGGAAAGGATCCCACTGGATCGCTGCTGATGTAGGAAGCAGTTGGGTAATGGTCAATCCTGGAGGTGGAATCTGGCATATTCTTTCTGTTGTAAATACTTTAGGGTTTGAATATGGATTCAGTGTCGTTTCTCCGTTACACTGGTTGGCAATCTGAACTTCATACGTAGTGTATGGCTCTAAAGCTGTTGTACTTCCTAATACATAAGTATTGGCTGGTGGTGCCGGTAAACTTACGATATTCCAGGTTGTAGTTCCTACTTTTCTCCATCTCATCGTATACGTAGAGCTCGCTGCAAGAGGTGCCCACGTAATCAATGCTGTAGTTGGAGTAATATTGCTTACTGTTACATTAGGAGGTGTAGGATCACATCTTGTTGTAAAAGTCTTGATTGGTGTTGCTGTTCCGACAATGTCGCCACAAATTGCCGCTACTTCTACTTCATAAGTCGTAGCTGGTGTCAATCCATTTATAACCAATGGAAGGTTACCCAATTGTGTTGAAGCATATACTGACGTCCAGGCAGTTGTTCCCTGAACTCTGTATCTTACCACATAGCTTACTCCCGTTCCTGTAATCGTTACAGTAGCTGATGTATGGGTAGTGGTAAAGGTAGGTGCATTAGGCGTTGCATTGCTGCAAGGTCTTATTCTTACTCTGTAGTCTTCTACTTCTCCATCCACTGCATTCTGACACATTACAGGAGCACTTGTACGTTTCAGTACTACTCTCATAGTGGTTGTTAATGGTCCTGTGTAAGCTGTTGAAGGAACTGCAAAAGTAGCAGTAACCGGACTCGTGGTACTCGCAGGAGAAATTAAAATTCTCTCAGCATCTGTAAACTGCCCGTTTCTGTCAAAGTCAAGCCATGCCGTTACAGCATCGTTTCCGGTTGCTCCGGTCCAGCCTTTTGATACAGATATTTTATTATTCTGAGAATTAACATCTAAAGTAATTAGCGTCTCAGGGGTAGTATAGCTGATATAGTTGGTCTGTACCGAAGTATTATTCATTGCCGGAACTCCAAGGTTCGAAGAGGTAACTGTGACATTCGAAATATGGTCGTTGGTTCCGGAACCAGTCATTTGACAGTAAGCCAATGGCGGTGTAGTAAATGCTACGGATGCTGAGTAAGCTCCTGTAGATCCTCCACAGGTTGTAGAAACCTGAACTTCATAATTGGTCTGTTCTGTAAGACCTGTAATTCCATAGAAGTTCTGACCAGCCGGAACTGAAGCCGTCTGCCATGCTCCACTTGGTGCCACTCTCCATCTTACTGTATATGTAGCTCCAACAGTAGAAATCCATGATACGGTAGCATTAGTTGCAGAGATATTATTTACTGTAATACCCGTTGGAGGAGCTGTAGAACAAGGTTGTGAATCTACAAATCTTACCGGATAATCTTCCACTTCTCCCTGGGTGAATGTTCCACAAGGGTTGTTCGTACTGCTTGTACTCATCACGACACGCATACGCGTTGGCTGGGTTCCTGTATACACGTTTCCACTAGCTACTGTAGGTACAGCAAAAGTAGCTGTTACAGGAGTTGTGGTACTTGCTGTAGTATTCAGAACTCTCTCACTGGTTTCAAATATTCCGTTTCTGTTAAAGTCTACCCATGCTGAAACTCCGTAAGAGCTGCTGGCACCCGGCCAGTATTTGTTTACAGAAATTTTATTATTGGCAGAACCTCTTTCAAAGATAATCATCTTAGTAGCATCCGTAGTATAATCTTTGTAACCATCCGATCCTGAATTGTTAAACATGATAGGAGTATTGGTAGGCGTAACGGTTACATTATTAATATATCCGCTGGTTCCTGTATTTCCTGTCGGGTTGGCTGTACAGTAAGTTAATGGCGGGGTTGTAAATGTTACACTTGGTGAGAAAGCACCGGTAGTCCCTCCACAAATTGTAGCGATCTGAACCTCATATGCAGTCTGATCTACTAAGTTACTTAACAGCTGGCTGCTGGTAAGCGGCGTTGTAATGTTAATAGTAGTCCATGTAGCATCCGTTACTTTTTTGTATCTCAATGTATACGTTGCTCCTATTGCAGGAATCCAAGATACAAGAGCCGTACTTGCTGTAAGGTTTGAAACGGCAATATTACTTGGTGGAGCGGCTGAACAAGGTTGTAAAGCTATAACAGTTAATGTAAAGTCAACATAATTACCGTAAGCGGCAGGTCCACATGGAGTAATACTTCCTAACCAGGATGTTCCCATTCTCACTCTGTAATTACCTGGAGCCTGCCCCGCGGCGATCGGGATAGTTCCCGTAGCTGTTGCAGCATAGGTAGTAGTAGCAAGGATAGTTTCTCCAGGGCCGGTGAAACTCATATCATTATTCCAGTCAACCCAAATATAATGATAATACGTACTTGTCCCTGATGTAGCCAGATTGACCGTTACAGAGGTACTTGGAATTGCAGAAACTACAGTAGCAGAATTATTCACATATGCTGTATAGCTGTTTGCCGTATAGTTCAAGTTTGCAATACCTCCTGTTGTAGTGATATTATTCAGGTAATATGATGTGCTTGAAGTACCCCCTGTAGGTATACAATATCCTGTATAGAAAGAAACGGGTCCTTTCCAGGTACTTTGATCCGTAGCACTGCATCTTGCTCTTACCCAGGCATAATATGTTGTGTTAGGAGTAAGCGGTGAAAGGGTTGCCGTAGTTCCGGAAGGAACGTTTTGTGATGGCACCGTTGCACCTGTTGGAGCAGTATTACTTGTACTGTAATAAATATCATACCCTGCTGCAGGAACATATCCAAAAGCTGTCCAGTTCAGCACTGCGCTCGTAGGAGTTACCGTACCGATAGATAACGATCCGGTTGCAGGCATAGGCGGACATGTAGCAGGAGTAGTAATGGTTATAGGCCCAGACCATGTACTTTGGTCCGTAGCACTACATTTTGCTCTTACCCATGCATAATACGTTGTGTTAGGTACTAACGGAGAAAGAGTTGCTGTGGTTCCGGAAGGTACATTTTGCGACGGCACTGTTGCTGCTGTAGGAGCAGTGTTGGTAGTGCTGTAATAAATATCATATCCCCCTGCAGGTGCAGATGAATATGCTGTCCAGTTCAACACTGCACTGGTAGGTGTTATTGTACCTGTAGATAAAGTACCTCCCGGAGGCATTGGTAAACAGGTAGGAGGTGTTCCAAAAGTTAGCCGGACATTTGGTCTGTTTGCAGTTACTGTACCATTCCCGGTCGGTGCTGTAGTATCAGCTTCAAAATACATATGACCTGCCGTGGCAGTACTGTATTTAAAGCCTGCACCAGCGGTACCGGAACCTCCACCGGATCCCCCATAGTTGGTTTCAACCAAAACCATAAGGTTATCCGTTCCATTGTAGCTGTATGGAAGCTGTAATTGAAGTGTATTCCATCCAACTGCAAGGCTGGTCACGTTCGCACTATATACTAAAGTAGCTCCAGTAGTTACCGTATTCCAGTTTTGCGCCGTGATGGCTGTAGTAGTGGATGGTACGGATTTTAAATAAACTTTTACCGGGAAGGTAATGTTCATGGTTGCGGTAGCCTCCCATCCTACGGACAAGATGCTTCCTCCGCCAGGAGTGTTTATTTCTGCAGCAGTATATAGCGATGCAGATCTCTGATACCCATAATAGGGTGTCAGGGGATATCGCTGCGTACTGGTTCCTGTCCCAATGGTTACGACCTGGGCATGTAATGAGAGCCCAAAGATCAAACCGAGAAACAGAATTAAAGAGGTAAAGAGTTTCTTCATAATGTTTTGGTTAGATATATATGTTAATCTTTACAAAACTAATCATATTTTTATCAATAACCAATTAGATTAAGTAAATCATTATCATATACCAACAAAAGAATAACTCAAATAAATCATATCCATTCTAAAAACCAGATTTTATAGAATTTTTCAAAAAAATAAGCCTCCATTTCTGGAGGCTTATTCTATCTGAAATGTAAGCTTATTTATTCTTTAATAAATTTCTTCTGAACAGTATTACCGTTATCTTCAATATCTATTACATAAACACCATTAATCAATTT of the Chryseobacterium aureum genome contains:
- a CDS encoding GEVED domain-containing protein; the encoded protein is MKKLFTSLILFLGLIFGLSLHAQVVTIGTGTSTQRYPLTPYYGYQRSASLYTAAEINTPGGGSILSVGWEATATMNITFPVKVYLKSVPSTTTAITAQNWNTVTTGATLVYSANVTSLAVGWNTLQLQLPYSYNGTDNLMVLVETNYGGSGGGSGTAGAGFKYSTATAGHMYFEADTTAPTGNGTVTANRPNVRLTFGTPPTCLPMPPGGTLSTGTITPTSAVLNWTAYSSAPAGGYDIYYSTTNTAPTAATVPSQNVPSGTTATLSPLVPNTTYYAWVRAKCSATDQSTWSGPITITTPATCPPMPATGSLSIGTVTPTSAVLNWTAFGYVPAAGYDIYYSTSNTAPTGATVPSQNVPSGTTATLSPLTPNTTYYAWVRARCSATDQSTWKGPVSFYTGYCIPTGGTSSTSYYLNNITTTGGIANLNYTANSYTAYVNNSATVVSAIPSTSVTVNLATSGTSTYYHYIWVDWNNDMSFTGPGETILATTTYAATATGTIPIAAGQAPGNYRVRMGTSWLGSITPCGPAAYGNYVDFTLTVIALQPCSAAPPSNIAVSNLTASTALVSWIPAIGATYTLRYKKVTDATWTTINITTPLTSSQLLSNLVDQTAYEVQIATICGGTTGAFSPSVTFTTPPLTYCTANPTGNTGTSGYINNVTVTPTNTPIMFNNSGSDGYKDYTTDATKMIIFERGSANNKISVNKYWPGASSSYGVSAWVDFNRNGIFETSERVLNTTASTTTPVTATFAVPTVASGNVYTGTQPTRMRVVMSTSSTNNPCGTFTQGEVEDYPVRFVDSQPCSTAPPTGITVNNISATNATVSWISTVGATYTVRWRVAPSGAWQTASVPAGQNFYGITGLTEQTNYEVQVSTTCGGSTGAYSASVAFTTPPLAYCQMTGSGTNDHISNVTVTSSNLGVPAMNNTSVQTNYISYTTPETLITLDVNSQNNKISVSKGWTGATGNDAVTAWLDFDRNGQFTDAERILISPASTTSPVTATFAVPSTAYTGPLTTTMRVVLKRTSAPVMCQNAVDGEVEDYRVRIRPCSNATPNAPTFTTTHTSATVTITGTGVSYVVRYRVQGTTAWTSVYASTQLGNLPLVINGLTPATTYEVEVAAICGDIVGTATPIKTFTTRCDPTPPNVTVSNITPTTALITWAPLAASSTYTMRWRKVGTTTWNIVSLPAPPANTYVLGSTTALEPYTTYEVQIANQCNGETTLNPYSNPKVFTTERICQIPPPGLTITQLLPTSAAIQWDPFPGATYVLRYRKVGIPSWTEVPSIVNNLVLTGLTELTKYEMQVVNICNGTPGNYTPPYYFTTPTVIYCKMKGENSTGEHISKVTVKPTGKKTMENESGASTYTDYTGVPKTFIEMIQGSTDNEIIIEKKWTGTTYNEGIAVWIDFNRNGEFDINERVFTSSPNSNSPVSGKFNVPADAFVSMTDYKYVVMRVAMSRDGIPVNCADFKNGEVEDYTVRISKPITANPIDQTSIMIYPNPVSSVLFVKNISKRAKYTIYNAAGQVIANGILLNNQINVSKLINGVYVIDIEDNGNTVQKKFIKE